Proteins encoded by one window of Salmonirosea aquatica:
- the lpxK gene encoding tetraacyldisaccharide 4'-kinase: MKKNTFRGQPITERNTIQWLLAPFSWLYGQLMELRNFGYDRQLLKSFPTPQFSVVVGNLTVGGTGKTPLVEYLVRELSNTNQIVALSRGYGRHSRGFVLASPDSTAEEIGDEPLQYYEKFGGKIKVAVCEDRVKGSEMLHERFPHHELLVLDDAYQHRALRADRYLLLNDFQRPFYQDYPFPGGRLRENRGGAARADAVITTKCPTNLGAVRRAEIQEEILRYCHPATPCFFSSVRYGTLRNFENTEVSARSVTLVAGIARPEAFIEQVRSQFTLEDVSLFPDHHSYTADEVQELLNNAKNADLILTTEKDKVKLRPLAEKAGALRRFGYIPIEIDFGRDTDVFRTWLRQNVEVPLHDRSAST, translated from the coding sequence ATGAAAAAAAATACATTTCGCGGTCAACCAATTACTGAACGTAACACAATTCAATGGTTACTTGCACCTTTCAGCTGGTTATATGGGCAGCTTATGGAATTACGTAACTTTGGGTACGACCGTCAGCTACTAAAATCATTCCCAACTCCCCAATTTTCGGTCGTGGTGGGTAATCTGACCGTCGGCGGCACAGGAAAGACCCCCCTGGTCGAGTACCTTGTCCGGGAATTATCGAATACGAATCAGATCGTCGCGTTGAGTAGAGGCTATGGTCGGCATAGCCGGGGTTTTGTACTGGCTTCGCCCGATTCCACGGCGGAGGAAATTGGCGATGAACCTTTGCAATATTATGAAAAATTTGGTGGAAAAATAAAGGTGGCAGTTTGCGAAGATCGGGTGAAGGGCAGCGAAATGCTGCATGAGCGTTTTCCCCACCATGAGCTGCTGGTGTTGGACGATGCTTACCAGCACCGGGCATTACGGGCCGACAGGTACCTGTTGCTAAATGATTTCCAGCGGCCTTTCTACCAGGATTACCCTTTCCCCGGGGGGCGGCTCCGGGAAAACCGAGGTGGAGCGGCTCGTGCGGATGCGGTCATCACCACGAAGTGCCCGACGAACCTGGGGGCTGTCCGTCGTGCCGAGATCCAGGAAGAAATTTTACGGTACTGCCACCCTGCCACCCCCTGTTTTTTTTCGAGTGTCCGGTATGGTACCCTACGTAATTTTGAAAATACCGAAGTGAGTGCCCGGTCCGTTACCTTAGTAGCGGGTATCGCCCGGCCCGAAGCTTTTATCGAACAGGTCCGTAGTCAATTCACTCTGGAAGATGTAAGCCTGTTTCCCGACCATCACAGCTATACTGCCGATGAGGTCCAGGAATTGTTAAATAATGCTAAAAACGCGGATTTGATTCTGACAACCGAAAAAGACAAAGTCAAATTGCGACCTTTGGCCGAGAAAGCCGGAGCTTTGCGTCGGTTTGGCTATATACCAATAGAAATTGATTTTGGACGCGACACCGATGTTTTCCGGACCTGGCTCCGACAAAATGTGGAGGTACCCCTGCACGATCGATCGGCGAGCACGTAA
- a CDS encoding o-succinylbenzoate synthase — translation MPLLIQYQPYLLQFNFAAGTSRGVLTAKTSWFVRVSDQEQPGVIGYGECGPLAGLSTDDLPDFETKLTEICQLFNSLELDVFPFNLPIILEQVIPQQFPSIRFGIEMALLDFMQGGNRTPFPNAFARHKQGIPINGLVWMGTEEFMQSQIDDKIARSFTTIKLKVGALDFDRECRILENLRSRFSPEEITLRVDANGAFGADDAMEKLNRLAEFSLHSIEQPIAPGQPERMAELVATSPIPIALDEELIGKMDYMEKFSLLKSIHPPFIILKPTLLGGFQQCREWIEIAQRLSIGWWITSALESNVGLNAIAQFTAQFDPTLPQGLGTGQIYQNNFPSPLYMEHGCLHADPNTGWDLSPLENLWRTV, via the coding sequence ATGCCTTTGCTAATCCAATACCAGCCTTATCTCCTTCAGTTCAACTTTGCGGCCGGTACTTCACGGGGAGTGCTTACAGCGAAAACATCCTGGTTTGTCAGGGTTTCAGACCAGGAGCAGCCGGGCGTCATTGGATACGGTGAATGTGGGCCTCTGGCTGGACTAAGTACCGACGATCTACCTGACTTTGAAACAAAGTTAACCGAGATTTGTCAGCTATTTAATAGTCTAGAACTCGATGTGTTTCCTTTCAACCTCCCGATCATTCTTGAGCAAGTCATTCCCCAGCAGTTTCCCTCCATCCGGTTCGGCATTGAAATGGCCCTGCTCGATTTCATGCAGGGCGGCAATCGGACGCCATTTCCCAATGCTTTTGCCCGCCACAAACAGGGTATCCCGATCAATGGGCTGGTGTGGATGGGTACGGAAGAATTCATGCAAAGTCAGATCGACGATAAAATAGCCCGGTCATTTACTACCATTAAGCTCAAAGTAGGAGCGCTCGATTTCGATCGGGAATGCCGGATTCTGGAAAATCTCCGGAGTCGGTTCTCTCCCGAAGAAATCACCCTGCGTGTGGATGCCAACGGCGCGTTTGGGGCGGATGATGCCATGGAAAAACTGAACCGGCTGGCGGAATTTTCTTTGCATTCCATCGAACAACCCATTGCGCCCGGACAGCCCGAACGCATGGCCGAACTCGTGGCTACTTCACCCATTCCCATTGCCCTGGACGAGGAATTGATCGGCAAAATGGACTATATGGAGAAATTTTCGCTCCTAAAATCCATCCATCCTCCTTTCATTATCCTCAAACCTACCCTTTTGGGCGGCTTCCAACAATGCCGCGAATGGATCGAAATTGCGCAAAGGCTCTCGATTGGCTGGTGGATTACGTCGGCGCTGGAGTCCAATGTGGGGCTCAATGCCATTGCACAGTTCACGGCACAATTTGATCCCACCTTACCTCAGGGATTGGGTACCGGGCAGATTTACCAGAACAACTTCCCCTCCCCCCTGTACATGGAGCACGGCTGTCTGCACGCCGACCCGAATACCGGCTGGGATTTATCCCCGCTCGAAAATTTGTGGCGGACTGTGTAG
- the hemF gene encoding oxygen-dependent coproporphyrinogen oxidase, producing MEVEEIESFFKTLQDRICHALEAEDGLGQFKEDAWEHHSGGGGRTRLLQGGNVIEKGGVNFSSVQGEVHPRLRAQMELNATDDYHFKATGVSIVMHPHSPRVPIIHMNVRYFELSNGTCWFGGGIDLTPHYVVEEDAKRFHRELKAVCDRHHADFYPRFKNWADEYFYIPHRNETRGVGGIFFDYLKPDQPGNGQNLSKEALFDFVKEVGENFAPLYTYFMRKHREESYAQQEKQWQYLRRGRYVEFNLVWDRGTKFGLETNGRTESILMSLPPQARWEYDFIPEENSPEAQTLAQLRKGIDWV from the coding sequence ATGGAAGTTGAAGAAATAGAATCGTTTTTTAAAACTCTACAGGATAGAATCTGCCACGCTCTGGAGGCGGAAGATGGACTTGGCCAGTTTAAAGAAGATGCCTGGGAACATCATTCCGGCGGCGGCGGACGTACCCGGCTCCTACAGGGTGGTAATGTCATCGAGAAGGGCGGCGTGAATTTTTCCAGCGTGCAGGGCGAGGTACATCCCCGGCTACGGGCACAAATGGAGCTCAATGCTACCGACGATTACCATTTTAAGGCTACGGGCGTATCGATCGTCATGCACCCGCATTCGCCCAGGGTACCTATTATCCACATGAATGTGCGGTACTTCGAACTAAGCAATGGTACCTGCTGGTTTGGCGGCGGCATCGACCTCACACCGCATTATGTGGTGGAAGAAGATGCCAAGCGTTTCCATAGGGAATTGAAAGCGGTATGCGATCGACACCACGCCGATTTCTATCCCCGGTTCAAAAACTGGGCGGATGAATATTTTTATATCCCGCACCGTAATGAGACCCGCGGGGTGGGGGGCATTTTTTTCGACTACCTCAAACCCGACCAACCGGGCAACGGCCAAAACTTGTCTAAAGAAGCGTTGTTCGATTTTGTTAAAGAAGTTGGAGAAAACTTTGCCCCGCTCTATACATATTTCATGCGCAAGCATCGAGAAGAGTCGTACGCCCAACAGGAAAAGCAGTGGCAGTACCTGCGCCGGGGCCGCTATGTGGAGTTCAATCTGGTGTGGGATCGAGGTACCAAATTTGGACTGGAAACCAACGGACGCACCGAATCCATCCTGATGAGTCTCCCGCCGCAGGCCCGCTGGGAGTACGATTTCATTCCCGAAGAGAATTCGCCGGAAGCCCAAACCCTTGCCCAGCTACGGAAGGGAATCGATTGGGTATGA